One window of Equus caballus isolate H_3958 breed thoroughbred chromosome 3, TB-T2T, whole genome shotgun sequence genomic DNA carries:
- the JPH3 gene encoding junctophilin-3 isoform X2, which produces MSSGGRFNFDDGGSYCGGWEDGKAHGHGVCTGPKGQGEYTGSWSHGFEVLGVYTWPSGNTYQGTWAQGKRHGIGLESKGKWVYKGEWTHGFKGRYGVRECTGNGAKYEGTWSNGLQDGYGTETYSDGDATTVRAGLVPEASELPACPLLL; this is translated from the exons ATGTCCAGTGGGGGTAGGTTTAATTTTGACGATGGTGGGTCCTACTGTGGAGGCTGGGAGGACGGCAAGGCGCACGGCCATGGCGTCTGCACCGGCCCCAAGGGCCAAGGCGAATACACCGGCTCGTGGAGCCACGGCTTCGAGGTGCTGGGCGTCTACACCTGGCCCAGCGGCAACACGTACCAGGGCACCTGGGCGCAGGGCAAGCGCCACGGCATCGGCCTGGAGAGCAAGGGGAAGTGGGTGTACAAGGGCGAGTGGACGCACGGATTTAAGGGGCGCTACGGGGTGCGGGAGTGCACGGGCAACGGGGCCAAGTACGAAGGGACCTGGAGCAACGGGCTGCAGGACGGCTACGGCACCGAGACCTACTCGGATGGAG ATGCCACCACAGTCAGGGCTGGGCTGGTGCCGGAAGCCAGCGAGCTGCCCGCCTGCCCGTTGCTGCTGTAA